A genome region from Bombus pyrosoma isolate SC7728 linkage group LG14, ASM1482585v1, whole genome shotgun sequence includes the following:
- the LOC122574686 gene encoding metabotropic glutamate receptor 8-like isoform X3, producing MSVGKILTWMLYFIIVSECHIRKGRDEDGSKLIRINGDVILGGIFPMHEQVAGSIGQSPCGAVKEEKGMQRLEAMLYVLDEINSNDELLPNTTLGALILDSCSSDTYALDQSMEFVRSYMNQDISEYKCENDKPPMYVPHKPVTGVIGASFSVVSIMVANILRLFKIPQISYASTSTELSDKSRFEYFSRVVPPDNFQAQAMVEIIHQLGWKYVSTVAVEGDYGEKGIASFTSLSTEYSICVAVSEKILRNAKAEDFDKIVERLGSKHNARGVVLFVDEDNIRKLLQATVRANRTGHFMWIGSDSWGAKVYPVRDQEFAAEGAITILPYRTSLQDFDDYYLSLRPRVDNECDGQSESNVPHKKLPGKIVNCRNIWFREFWSQHHKCSFNANLSAGMTPCTGNEKLIDYEQEGLVPFVVDAVYAMAHGVHNLINEECINNAGTNHYLCEDLRPAPDGQQLLQHIRNVSFIGRQGTEIKFKSDGDAYGFYNIYQYQRKEDGRFDYVLIGRWKEELDLDINMTRWATGPGEMHIPRSLCSDNCPLGHVRNFQEACCWSCVACREDAYVFNDTCRSCGPGYAPDETVTSCIKLTAEVIPWTSPWALVPLIFASIGILSTLFTTIVFIRFNRTPVIMASGRELCYVLLVGILSCYGMSFVILSKPTTWNCTYLRIGLGLCLSICYSAILTKTNRISRIFNQGTKSIKRPSYTSPKSQVVIAIVQLVGVIVWLIIEPPDTTEIHPYPLSAVLTCRVSTFSLMMSLVYNMFLILMCTLYAFKTRKIPENFNEAKYIGFTMYSTCIVWLAFVPIYFGSNNDYKVQIASMCMCINISASVALGCLFTPKVYLVLFQPYKNVRPGHANTGGLQSGNRAVYSMRFSGGRSQTMQSMTSCSRSSPPASRPSQDEVKHANECQARIHETTVEIYDDDEEDRKLSTIQEVSESRDISSPSMFAENCRNRSRKSISSDSDQHVKIAWERSVASPTKWSLIKLKLTFSQAKIKLSTSTAIHRRFPIFHRKLRHVMSR from the exons ATGAGCGTGGGGAAGATTTTAACATggatgttatattttatcatagtAAGCGAGTGCCACATTCGAAAGGGACGCGACGAGGATGGTTCGAAGCTTATACGTATCAATGGTGATGTAATTCTCGGAGGAATCTTTCCTATGCATGAACAA gTGGCAGGTTCCATCGGTCAATCACCATGCGGTGcagtgaaagaagaaaaaggaatgcAACGTTTGGAGGCTATGTTGTACGTtctcgatgaaataaattcaaacgaTGAGTTATTGCCAAACACCACGTTAGGCGCGCTTATTCTCGACTCCTGCAGCAGCGATACATATGCACTTGACCAGAGTATGGAATTCGTCAGATCTTATATGAATCAA GATATATCGGAATACAAATGTGAAAATGACAAACCACCGATGTATGTGCCCCATAAACCTGTCACGGGTGTTATAGGAGCTTCGTTTAGCGTAGTCTCCATTATGGTAGCCAATATTCTGCGATTATTCAAG ATACCACAGATAAGCTACGCATCAACGAGCACAGAATTGTCGGATAAAAGtcgcttcgaatattttagtaGGGTAGTGCCGCCAGATAATTTTCAAGCTCAAGCCATGGTGGAAATCATTCATCAACTCGGTTGGAAATACGTATCTACGGTTGCAGTTGAAGGTGATTACGGAGAGAAG GGTATTGCCAGTTTCACCTCATTGTCGACGGAGTATAGTATCTGCGTAGCAGTCAGCGAGAAGATTTTGAGAAATGCGAAAGCCGaagatttcgataaaattgtcGAAAGACTCGGCTCAAAACACAATGCCAGGGGTGTCGTTTTATTCGTCGATGAAGATAACATAAG GAAACTTCTACAGGCAACTGTTAGAGCTAATCGTACAGGCCATTTCATGTGGATAGGTAGCGATTCGTGGGGTGCTAAAGTATATCCAGTGAGAGATCAAGAATTCGCGGCGGAGGGTGCAATCACAATTTTGCCTTATAGAACATCCCTTCAAG attttgaCGACTATTATTTAAGCCTTCGACCAAGAGTGGATAATGAGTGTGATGGACAGAGTGAAAGCAATGTGCCACATAAAAAATTGCCtggaaaaatagtaaattgtCGAAATATTTGGTTTCGAGAATTTTGGTCTCAGCATCACAAATGCAGCTTCAATGCAAACTTGTCTGCTGGCATGACACCCTGTACTGGTaacgagaaattaattgattatgaGCAAGAAGGATTGGTGCCATTTGTCG TTGATGCAGTTTACGCAATGGCGCATGGtgttcataatttaataaacgaagaatgtataaataatgcTGGAACTAACCATTATTTGTGCGAAGATCTTCGTCCAGCCCCAGACGGTCAACAACTTCTTCAACACATTCGAAATGTTAGTTTTATCG GTCGTCAAGGtactgaaattaaattcaaatccGATGGTGATGCGTAtggattttataatatatatcagtatcaaagaaaagaagatggGCGTTTTGATTATGTTCTTATCGGTAGATGGAAAGAGGA GTTGGACCTCGATATTAACATGACAAGGTGGGCAACAGGACCCGGAGAAATGCACATCCCTCGAAGTTTATGCAGCGATAATTGCCCGCTGGGTCATGTACGCAATTTTCAG GAAGCCTGTTGTTGGAGTTGTGTGGCATGTCGCGAAGACGCTTACGTTTTTAATGACACTTGTCGCAGCTGTGGTCCAGGATATGCTCCGGATGAAACAGTAACAAGTTGCATCAAACTAACAGCAGAAGTTATTCCATGGACTAGTCCGTGGGCATTGGTCCCATTAATATTTGCATCCATTGGCATACTTAGTACTTTGTTTACAACTATAGTTTTCATTCG TTTCAATCGTACTCCAGTAATTATGGCTTCTGGACGCGAGTTATGTTACGTGTTGCTAGTAGGGATTCTATCGTGTTACGGCATGAGTTTCGTGATATTAAGCAAGCCAACTACATGGAATTGCACATATCTGAGAATCGGTCTTGGCTTGTGCTTAAGCATCTGTTATAGCGCGATACTAACTAAAACGAATCGTATATCACGCATATTCAATCAAGGAACTAAAAGTATAAAGAGGCCTTCCTATACATCTCCGAAGAGCCAAGTTGTAATCGCTATCG TGCAATTAGTTGGTGTTATCGTCTGGCTAATCATTGAACCACCGGATACCACGGAAATTCATCCGTATCCGTTATCAGCAGTACTCACATGCCGCGTTTCCACGTTTTCATTGATGATGTCCCTCGTCTACAATATGTTTCTAATACTCATGTGCACTTTGTACGCATTCAAAACACGTAAGATACCGGAGAATTTCAACGAAGCGAAATACATTGGTTTTACAATGTATTCAACTTGCATTGTATGGTTAGCTTTCGTACCCATCTACTTTGGCTCAAACAATGACTACAAG gTGCAAATCGCAAGCATGTGCATGTGCATCAACATCTCTGCGTCAGTAGCTCTCGGTTGTCTTTTCACTCCGAAAGTATATTTGGTACTTTTTCAAccatataaaaatgttcggCCCGGACATGCGAAT ACGGGTGGACTTCAAAGCGGTAACCGCGCAGTATACAGCATGCGATTTTCTGGCGGTCGTAGTCAAACAATGCAGAGCATGACCTCCTGTTCTCGGAGCAGTCCACCGGCATCACGTCCAAGCCAGGACGAGGTGAAACATGCCAACG AGTGTCAGGCCAGAATTCATGAGACCACCGTGGAGATATACGACGATGACGAAGAGGACCGTAAGCTCTCTACTATCCAGGAAGTGTCAGAATCAAGAGACATTTCCAGTCCTTCGATGTTCGCGGAAAATTGCCGAAATCGAAGTCGGAAGTCGATTTCCAGCGATTCCGACCAG CACGTAAAAATCGCATGGGAACGATCAGTTGCATCTCCGACAAAGTGGAGTCTTATAAAACTGAAGCTAACATTTTCCCAAGCGAAGATCAAACTTTCCACGTCTACAGCGATTCACCGACGTTTTCCGATTTTTCATCGTAAATTACGACATGTAATGTCAAGGTAA
- the LOC122574686 gene encoding metabotropic glutamate receptor 8-like isoform X1, producing MSVGKILTWMLYFIIVSECHIRKGRDEDGSKLIRINGDVILGGIFPMHEQVAGSIGQSPCGAVKEEKGMQRLEAMLYVLDEINSNDELLPNTTLGALILDSCSSDTYALDQSMEFVRSYMNQDISEYKCENDKPPMYVPHKPVTGVIGASFSVVSIMVANILRLFKIPQISYASTSTELSDKSRFEYFSRVVPPDNFQAQAMVEIIHQLGWKYVSTVAVEGDYGEKGIASFTSLSTEYSICVAVSEKILRNAKAEDFDKIVERLGSKHNARGVVLFVDEDNIRKLLQATVRANRTGHFMWIGSDSWGAKVYPVRDQEFAAEGAITILPYRTSLQDFDDYYLSLRPRVDNECDGQSESNVPHKKLPGKIVNCRNIWFREFWSQHHKCSFNANLSAGMTPCTGNEKLIDYEQEGLVPFVVDAVYAMAHGVHNLINEECINNAGTNHYLCEDLRPAPDGQQLLQHIRNVSFIGRQGTEIKFKSDGDAYGFYNIYQYQRKEDGRFDYVLIGRWKEELDLDINMTRWATGPGEMHIPRSLCSDNCPLGHVRNFQEACCWSCVACREDAYVFNDTCRSCGPGYAPDETVTSCIKLTAEVIPWTSPWALVPLIFASIGILSTLFTTIVFIRFNRTPVIMASGRELCYVLLVGILSCYGMSFVILSKPTTWNCTYLRIGLGLCLSICYSAILTKTNRISRIFNQGTKSIKRPSYTSPKSQVVIAIGITAVQLVGVIVWLIIEPPDTTEIHPYPLSAVLTCRVSTFSLMMSLVYNMFLILMCTLYAFKTRKIPENFNEAKYIGFTMYSTCIVWLAFVPIYFGSNNDYKVQIASMCMCINISASVALGCLFTPKVYLVLFQPYKNVRPGHANTGGLQSGNRAVYSMRFSGGRSQTMQSMTSCSRSSPPASRPSQDEVKHANECQARIHETTVEIYDDDEEDRKLSTIQEVSESRDISSPSMFAENCRNRSRKSISSDSDQHVKIAWERSVASPTKWSLIKLKLTFSQAKIKLSTSTAIHRRFPIFHRKLRHVMSR from the exons ATGAGCGTGGGGAAGATTTTAACATggatgttatattttatcatagtAAGCGAGTGCCACATTCGAAAGGGACGCGACGAGGATGGTTCGAAGCTTATACGTATCAATGGTGATGTAATTCTCGGAGGAATCTTTCCTATGCATGAACAA gTGGCAGGTTCCATCGGTCAATCACCATGCGGTGcagtgaaagaagaaaaaggaatgcAACGTTTGGAGGCTATGTTGTACGTtctcgatgaaataaattcaaacgaTGAGTTATTGCCAAACACCACGTTAGGCGCGCTTATTCTCGACTCCTGCAGCAGCGATACATATGCACTTGACCAGAGTATGGAATTCGTCAGATCTTATATGAATCAA GATATATCGGAATACAAATGTGAAAATGACAAACCACCGATGTATGTGCCCCATAAACCTGTCACGGGTGTTATAGGAGCTTCGTTTAGCGTAGTCTCCATTATGGTAGCCAATATTCTGCGATTATTCAAG ATACCACAGATAAGCTACGCATCAACGAGCACAGAATTGTCGGATAAAAGtcgcttcgaatattttagtaGGGTAGTGCCGCCAGATAATTTTCAAGCTCAAGCCATGGTGGAAATCATTCATCAACTCGGTTGGAAATACGTATCTACGGTTGCAGTTGAAGGTGATTACGGAGAGAAG GGTATTGCCAGTTTCACCTCATTGTCGACGGAGTATAGTATCTGCGTAGCAGTCAGCGAGAAGATTTTGAGAAATGCGAAAGCCGaagatttcgataaaattgtcGAAAGACTCGGCTCAAAACACAATGCCAGGGGTGTCGTTTTATTCGTCGATGAAGATAACATAAG GAAACTTCTACAGGCAACTGTTAGAGCTAATCGTACAGGCCATTTCATGTGGATAGGTAGCGATTCGTGGGGTGCTAAAGTATATCCAGTGAGAGATCAAGAATTCGCGGCGGAGGGTGCAATCACAATTTTGCCTTATAGAACATCCCTTCAAG attttgaCGACTATTATTTAAGCCTTCGACCAAGAGTGGATAATGAGTGTGATGGACAGAGTGAAAGCAATGTGCCACATAAAAAATTGCCtggaaaaatagtaaattgtCGAAATATTTGGTTTCGAGAATTTTGGTCTCAGCATCACAAATGCAGCTTCAATGCAAACTTGTCTGCTGGCATGACACCCTGTACTGGTaacgagaaattaattgattatgaGCAAGAAGGATTGGTGCCATTTGTCG TTGATGCAGTTTACGCAATGGCGCATGGtgttcataatttaataaacgaagaatgtataaataatgcTGGAACTAACCATTATTTGTGCGAAGATCTTCGTCCAGCCCCAGACGGTCAACAACTTCTTCAACACATTCGAAATGTTAGTTTTATCG GTCGTCAAGGtactgaaattaaattcaaatccGATGGTGATGCGTAtggattttataatatatatcagtatcaaagaaaagaagatggGCGTTTTGATTATGTTCTTATCGGTAGATGGAAAGAGGA GTTGGACCTCGATATTAACATGACAAGGTGGGCAACAGGACCCGGAGAAATGCACATCCCTCGAAGTTTATGCAGCGATAATTGCCCGCTGGGTCATGTACGCAATTTTCAG GAAGCCTGTTGTTGGAGTTGTGTGGCATGTCGCGAAGACGCTTACGTTTTTAATGACACTTGTCGCAGCTGTGGTCCAGGATATGCTCCGGATGAAACAGTAACAAGTTGCATCAAACTAACAGCAGAAGTTATTCCATGGACTAGTCCGTGGGCATTGGTCCCATTAATATTTGCATCCATTGGCATACTTAGTACTTTGTTTACAACTATAGTTTTCATTCG TTTCAATCGTACTCCAGTAATTATGGCTTCTGGACGCGAGTTATGTTACGTGTTGCTAGTAGGGATTCTATCGTGTTACGGCATGAGTTTCGTGATATTAAGCAAGCCAACTACATGGAATTGCACATATCTGAGAATCGGTCTTGGCTTGTGCTTAAGCATCTGTTATAGCGCGATACTAACTAAAACGAATCGTATATCACGCATATTCAATCAAGGAACTAAAAGTATAAAGAGGCCTTCCTATACATCTCCGAAGAGCCAAGTTGTAATCGCTATCG GGATCACTGCAGTGCAATTAGTTGGTGTTATCGTCTGGCTAATCATTGAACCACCGGATACCACGGAAATTCATCCGTATCCGTTATCAGCAGTACTCACATGCCGCGTTTCCACGTTTTCATTGATGATGTCCCTCGTCTACAATATGTTTCTAATACTCATGTGCACTTTGTACGCATTCAAAACACGTAAGATACCGGAGAATTTCAACGAAGCGAAATACATTGGTTTTACAATGTATTCAACTTGCATTGTATGGTTAGCTTTCGTACCCATCTACTTTGGCTCAAACAATGACTACAAG gTGCAAATCGCAAGCATGTGCATGTGCATCAACATCTCTGCGTCAGTAGCTCTCGGTTGTCTTTTCACTCCGAAAGTATATTTGGTACTTTTTCAAccatataaaaatgttcggCCCGGACATGCGAAT ACGGGTGGACTTCAAAGCGGTAACCGCGCAGTATACAGCATGCGATTTTCTGGCGGTCGTAGTCAAACAATGCAGAGCATGACCTCCTGTTCTCGGAGCAGTCCACCGGCATCACGTCCAAGCCAGGACGAGGTGAAACATGCCAACG AGTGTCAGGCCAGAATTCATGAGACCACCGTGGAGATATACGACGATGACGAAGAGGACCGTAAGCTCTCTACTATCCAGGAAGTGTCAGAATCAAGAGACATTTCCAGTCCTTCGATGTTCGCGGAAAATTGCCGAAATCGAAGTCGGAAGTCGATTTCCAGCGATTCCGACCAG CACGTAAAAATCGCATGGGAACGATCAGTTGCATCTCCGACAAAGTGGAGTCTTATAAAACTGAAGCTAACATTTTCCCAAGCGAAGATCAAACTTTCCACGTCTACAGCGATTCACCGACGTTTTCCGATTTTTCATCGTAAATTACGACATGTAATGTCAAGGTAA
- the LOC122574686 gene encoding metabotropic glutamate receptor 6-like isoform X4, producing the protein MYVPHKPVTGVIGASFSVVSIMVANILRLFKIPQISYASTSTELSDKSRFEYFSRVVPPDNFQAQAMVEIIHQLGWKYVSTVAVEGDYGEKGIASFTSLSTEYSICVAVSEKILRNAKAEDFDKIVERLGSKHNARGVVLFVDEDNIRKLLQATVRANRTGHFMWIGSDSWGAKVYPVRDQEFAAEGAITILPYRTSLQDFDDYYLSLRPRVDNECDGQSESNVPHKKLPGKIVNCRNIWFREFWSQHHKCSFNANLSAGMTPCTGNEKLIDYEQEGLVPFVVDAVYAMAHGVHNLINEECINNAGTNHYLCEDLRPAPDGQQLLQHIRNVSFIGRQGTEIKFKSDGDAYGFYNIYQYQRKEDGRFDYVLIGRWKEELDLDINMTRWATGPGEMHIPRSLCSDNCPLGHVRNFQEACCWSCVACREDAYVFNDTCRSCGPGYAPDETVTSCIKLTAEVIPWTSPWALVPLIFASIGILSTLFTTIVFIRFNRTPVIMASGRELCYVLLVGILSCYGMSFVILSKPTTWNCTYLRIGLGLCLSICYSAILTKTNRISRIFNQGTKSIKRPSYTSPKSQVVIAIGITAVQLVGVIVWLIIEPPDTTEIHPYPLSAVLTCRVSTFSLMMSLVYNMFLILMCTLYAFKTRKIPENFNEAKYIGFTMYSTCIVWLAFVPIYFGSNNDYKVQIASMCMCINISASVALGCLFTPKVYLVLFQPYKNVRPGHANTGGLQSGNRAVYSMRFSGGRSQTMQSMTSCSRSSPPASRPSQDEVKHANECQARIHETTVEIYDDDEEDRKLSTIQEVSESRDISSPSMFAENCRNRSRKSISSDSDQHVKIAWERSVASPTKWSLIKLKLTFSQAKIKLSTSTAIHRRFPIFHRKLRHVMSR; encoded by the exons ATGTATGTGCCCCATAAACCTGTCACGGGTGTTATAGGAGCTTCGTTTAGCGTAGTCTCCATTATGGTAGCCAATATTCTGCGATTATTCAAG ATACCACAGATAAGCTACGCATCAACGAGCACAGAATTGTCGGATAAAAGtcgcttcgaatattttagtaGGGTAGTGCCGCCAGATAATTTTCAAGCTCAAGCCATGGTGGAAATCATTCATCAACTCGGTTGGAAATACGTATCTACGGTTGCAGTTGAAGGTGATTACGGAGAGAAG GGTATTGCCAGTTTCACCTCATTGTCGACGGAGTATAGTATCTGCGTAGCAGTCAGCGAGAAGATTTTGAGAAATGCGAAAGCCGaagatttcgataaaattgtcGAAAGACTCGGCTCAAAACACAATGCCAGGGGTGTCGTTTTATTCGTCGATGAAGATAACATAAG GAAACTTCTACAGGCAACTGTTAGAGCTAATCGTACAGGCCATTTCATGTGGATAGGTAGCGATTCGTGGGGTGCTAAAGTATATCCAGTGAGAGATCAAGAATTCGCGGCGGAGGGTGCAATCACAATTTTGCCTTATAGAACATCCCTTCAAG attttgaCGACTATTATTTAAGCCTTCGACCAAGAGTGGATAATGAGTGTGATGGACAGAGTGAAAGCAATGTGCCACATAAAAAATTGCCtggaaaaatagtaaattgtCGAAATATTTGGTTTCGAGAATTTTGGTCTCAGCATCACAAATGCAGCTTCAATGCAAACTTGTCTGCTGGCATGACACCCTGTACTGGTaacgagaaattaattgattatgaGCAAGAAGGATTGGTGCCATTTGTCG TTGATGCAGTTTACGCAATGGCGCATGGtgttcataatttaataaacgaagaatgtataaataatgcTGGAACTAACCATTATTTGTGCGAAGATCTTCGTCCAGCCCCAGACGGTCAACAACTTCTTCAACACATTCGAAATGTTAGTTTTATCG GTCGTCAAGGtactgaaattaaattcaaatccGATGGTGATGCGTAtggattttataatatatatcagtatcaaagaaaagaagatggGCGTTTTGATTATGTTCTTATCGGTAGATGGAAAGAGGA GTTGGACCTCGATATTAACATGACAAGGTGGGCAACAGGACCCGGAGAAATGCACATCCCTCGAAGTTTATGCAGCGATAATTGCCCGCTGGGTCATGTACGCAATTTTCAG GAAGCCTGTTGTTGGAGTTGTGTGGCATGTCGCGAAGACGCTTACGTTTTTAATGACACTTGTCGCAGCTGTGGTCCAGGATATGCTCCGGATGAAACAGTAACAAGTTGCATCAAACTAACAGCAGAAGTTATTCCATGGACTAGTCCGTGGGCATTGGTCCCATTAATATTTGCATCCATTGGCATACTTAGTACTTTGTTTACAACTATAGTTTTCATTCG TTTCAATCGTACTCCAGTAATTATGGCTTCTGGACGCGAGTTATGTTACGTGTTGCTAGTAGGGATTCTATCGTGTTACGGCATGAGTTTCGTGATATTAAGCAAGCCAACTACATGGAATTGCACATATCTGAGAATCGGTCTTGGCTTGTGCTTAAGCATCTGTTATAGCGCGATACTAACTAAAACGAATCGTATATCACGCATATTCAATCAAGGAACTAAAAGTATAAAGAGGCCTTCCTATACATCTCCGAAGAGCCAAGTTGTAATCGCTATCG GGATCACTGCAGTGCAATTAGTTGGTGTTATCGTCTGGCTAATCATTGAACCACCGGATACCACGGAAATTCATCCGTATCCGTTATCAGCAGTACTCACATGCCGCGTTTCCACGTTTTCATTGATGATGTCCCTCGTCTACAATATGTTTCTAATACTCATGTGCACTTTGTACGCATTCAAAACACGTAAGATACCGGAGAATTTCAACGAAGCGAAATACATTGGTTTTACAATGTATTCAACTTGCATTGTATGGTTAGCTTTCGTACCCATCTACTTTGGCTCAAACAATGACTACAAG gTGCAAATCGCAAGCATGTGCATGTGCATCAACATCTCTGCGTCAGTAGCTCTCGGTTGTCTTTTCACTCCGAAAGTATATTTGGTACTTTTTCAAccatataaaaatgttcggCCCGGACATGCGAAT ACGGGTGGACTTCAAAGCGGTAACCGCGCAGTATACAGCATGCGATTTTCTGGCGGTCGTAGTCAAACAATGCAGAGCATGACCTCCTGTTCTCGGAGCAGTCCACCGGCATCACGTCCAAGCCAGGACGAGGTGAAACATGCCAACG AGTGTCAGGCCAGAATTCATGAGACCACCGTGGAGATATACGACGATGACGAAGAGGACCGTAAGCTCTCTACTATCCAGGAAGTGTCAGAATCAAGAGACATTTCCAGTCCTTCGATGTTCGCGGAAAATTGCCGAAATCGAAGTCGGAAGTCGATTTCCAGCGATTCCGACCAG CACGTAAAAATCGCATGGGAACGATCAGTTGCATCTCCGACAAAGTGGAGTCTTATAAAACTGAAGCTAACATTTTCCCAAGCGAAGATCAAACTTTCCACGTCTACAGCGATTCACCGACGTTTTCCGATTTTTCATCGTAAATTACGACATGTAATGTCAAGGTAA